The sequence GCATTCAACTCCGCGATCAGTTCAAGCCCCGACCCATCGGGCAACCCGTGGTCAATGATCACCGCCGAAGGGCGGTAGACCTGCAAATGCCGCCGCGCCGAGGCAAGGCAATCGGCCCGCCGGATGCGCGCCCCGCTGCGCAAACACATCAGCCGCAGCGCCTCACAGGCATAAAGGCTGTCTTCTACAACGAGGATCGTCATCCCCAGCAGGGGGCGCCGTGCCGTCGGTGTGCGTTGCGGGCTGAATGCGTCCTCAAGATCTTCCATCGATCCGATCCTCTTTGTTGCGGTCCATGTCCAGAGGCTATCCAAAGAATGGCTAACGACGGGTTAATCATGCGGATGCGGCCCCCTGTCGCTTGTCAGACGCGGGTCGCACCCCCATAACGTGGCGCAAACCATACGAAAGGATTCACCATGATCGGACGTCTCAATCACGTCGCCATCGCCGTGCCCGACCTCGAAGCCGCCGCCGCCCAGTACCGCAGCGCGCTGGGCGCCAATGTGGGAGAGCCGCAGGACGAACCCGATCATGGCGTCACGGTGATCTTCATCGAACTGCCCAACACCAAGATCGAATTGCTGTATCCCTTGGGGGATGACAGCCCGATCAATGGCTTCCTCGAAAAGAACCCGTCAGGCGGTATACATCACGTCTGCTACGAAGTTGACGACATCCTTGCCGCCCGGGACCAGCTCAAGGAAAGCGGCGCCCGCGTGCTGGGCAACGGTGAGCCCAAGATCGGCGCCCATGGCAAGCCGGTGCTGTTCCTGCATCCCAAGGATTTCCAAGGGACCCTCGTGGAGCTGGAGCAAGTCTGATGAGCATCGCATCTGCCATCGTTCTGTTCCTGGTGATCTGGTTCATGACCTTCCTGATCGCCCTGCCGATTCGAATCCAGACGCAGGGTGAGGCGGGTACGACCGTGGAGGGCACGCACGCGGGCTCCCCCGAACAGCATCACCTGCGCAAGAAAATGATCATCACCACCCTGGTCAGCATCGTGCTCTGGATCATCATCGGCGGTACGATCCTGTCGGGTGTGATCTCGGTGCGCGACATCGACATGTTCGACCGGATGGGGCTGCCCTCAAGCGCGACGGAATAACCGGATTGAGCGCGCCTGTGGCGCGCCCTCTATGTCTCGGCCTTTGCCTTCGGCAAAATCCTCGGAGGCCTCCGGCGGGGGTATTTCGGCCAAGAAAAAACCATGCAGGAGAAATGGCTTTTTCTTGGTTCAAAATACCCCGGGGAGTTTGAGGGGCAGCGCCCCTCATTCCGGGAAAGACTGTGCGGCGTCAGCCGCGCCTTTTGAAACGCCGTGCGGTTGACGAACTCAATGTTCCCCGCCGCAAAAGCCATGGTCGGCCAATGAGGCCAGAACGTAGCAGTCGCTGGAGGGCCCATCGCCATCGCAGCCCCCGACAATCCGCTCAAGTTCGCTCTCCAGCTTGCGAAGTCGGCTGATTTTGCCGCGTACGGCCTCCAACTGTGCCTGCGCCATGGCGTTCGCCTCGCCGCACGATCGGTCGGGATGTCCCTGCAACTCGATCAAGGCGCGAATCGCCTCGATGGAAAAGCCCAGGTCGCGGGCGTGCTTGATGAAACCAAGCTGCTCCAACTCCCCCTCGCCATAGCGCCGCTGGTTGCCCTCCGTCCGTCCGGGGGCCGCAATTAGGCCCATCTGCTCGTAATATCGGATGGTGGGCACCTTGACCCCGGTTCGTTTCGACAATTGACCGATTGAAAACATCGCAAAATCCTCTTGAACCTCTAGTTGCTATAGAGATTACATTGCGCCTGAGACAAACGAAAGGGGGGCCATATGGCCGGATGTTGCGGACATGACGCCAAGTTCGAAGGGGTGTCGCAAGATTACAAGCGCAGGCTCTGGATGGTGATCGCCATAAACGCGCTGATGTTCGCCGTGGAAATGGGCGCGGGCCAGATGGCCGGGTCA comes from Roseovarius bejariae and encodes:
- the mce gene encoding methylmalonyl-CoA epimerase; its protein translation is MIGRLNHVAIAVPDLEAAAAQYRSALGANVGEPQDEPDHGVTVIFIELPNTKIELLYPLGDDSPINGFLEKNPSGGIHHVCYEVDDILAARDQLKESGARVLGNGEPKIGAHGKPVLFLHPKDFQGTLVELEQV
- a CDS encoding MerR family transcriptional regulator, whose amino-acid sequence is MFSIGQLSKRTGVKVPTIRYYEQMGLIAAPGRTEGNQRRYGEGELEQLGFIKHARDLGFSIEAIRALIELQGHPDRSCGEANAMAQAQLEAVRGKISRLRKLESELERIVGGCDGDGPSSDCYVLASLADHGFCGGEH
- a CDS encoding DUF1467 family protein, which produces MSIASAIVLFLVIWFMTFLIALPIRIQTQGEAGTTVEGTHAGSPEQHHLRKKMIITTLVSIVLWIIIGGTILSGVISVRDIDMFDRMGLPSSATE